Within Pseudomonas brassicacearum, the genomic segment GGCCAGGCGCCGCTGCAAGGTGTCGATGAGCAGCGCGATCAGCAGGATCAGGCCAATCATCACCCCCTGGATCAAGCGAACCTCTCCCTGGATCTGTCCATGCTGGGCCCGTACCGCCGGTTCCATGGCATCGATCGCCTGTTGCACATCGGCGATTTTCAGGTGCGTGGCGCTGCTCAGTTCGGTGCGTTTCTGGATCAGGTCACGGGTGCGGGCCAATTCGGCCGGGTAACGAGCGAGCAGGCTGTTGAGTTCGCGCTTGAGGGCGATGCCAGCATCTTCGGCGCTGGTTTTTTCCTGGGTTTGCAAACCCATCAGCGCGGCGAAATCATCGCTGCCTGATTCACTGCTGTCGGTGACGCCCAGCAGTGGAAGGCTGTCGAGGCGTTCGGCCTCTACACGGATGCTCGCCAGTTCCCGCTCGACGTCGGCGGCCAATTCGCTGCGGCCACTGCTGACCAGTTTGTCCCGCGTGAGGGACAACCGGCCCAGGTGCTGCGAAGCGACAAACAACGGTGGCAAGTAGGCCGGGGCCCCGTTGGCATATTGGGCCAACTGGTCGAGGCTGGCACTCAGCTCACGCTCGGCCTGCAGCAGCAAGGCCTGGGGGTCGCCGGCCAGTTTGCCGGCGGCCAGCAGGTCGGTCTTGCTGAAGCTGTCGAGGTTCGACAGGCTCGGGCGCAGGGGCTTGGCCAGTGCAGGGGGGAACTGATCGAGGTCTTTTTGCAGGGTCTCCAGGGCCTGGGTGGCGGCACTCAGGCGCAAGGCGTCGCCGCTGGCCAGGTAGTCCTCGATGTTGCGCGCCACCTCGCCCTGGAACTGCCGCGACAGGCCCAGGTAGCGTTCCATCAGCAGGTAGGGCCGTTCCAGGGCGATCTGCGACCACCATAAGGTGGCCCCAAGGCCCAGGCACACGGCAACTAAAAGGAGGGTGTTGAGATTGGTCAGCAGCTTCAGGCGCATCAAGGTCTACCGGGGGCAGAATCGTAAGTGCCTGAATTTATTGCGCTTGAGTTACAGGTTTATGACCGAATCAGTCGATTCCGATGAAAAGGTGGCACTTTGCTTTGATTGGCGAGCGCTCTGCACCCGGTTGCGCCCGGCGTGCTTGGCGCGGTACAGCGCTTCGTCCGCCTGGCTGGCCATCATCAGGCTGTCGAAGTCATCGCTCATTTCCACCACGCCGGCGCTGAAGGTGCACCACAAATCGTGGGGCTGGGCCGGGTAGTGGATTTCGGCAAAGCGCTGGCGAATTTCATCCAGCACCTTGCAGGCGGCGTCGATGTCGGTGTCGGGCATGACGATGGCGAACTCTTCGCCCCCATAACGGCCGATGAAATCGGTCTTGCGCAGGCGCTGCTTGAGAAACAGCGCCAGGCTCTTGATCACGCGGTCGCCCATGGGGTGGCCGTGGCTGTCATTGACCCGTTTGAAATGGTCGATGTCGAGCATGGCAAAGCTCAGGGGCTTGCCTTCGCGACGAGCGCGGAAGCTGCAATCCTCGAGCAATTGCAGGATATGGGTGTGGTTGTACAGGCCGGTGAGGCTGTCGCGCACCATCCGTGCCTTGAGGTTGCGCGCCCGGGCCGCACGGTTGCGCACCGTGGTGATCAGGTGCCGGGGCTTGATCGGTTTGGTCAGGAAGTCGTCGCCACCTTCGCTCATGGCGTCGAGTTGCTTGTCCAGGTCGTCTTCGGCAGACAGGTAGATGATCGGCACGCTGACGTAGCGGTCGTTGTGGCGTATCACCTTGGCCAGTTCCGTGCCGGTGCAGGCCGGCATGTACATGTCGAGGATGATCAGGTCGGGCTGGAAGTCCGCCAGCTCGGCCATGGCCTGGATCGGCTCGATCAGCGTGCGGGTGATGATGCCGGCGCTGTTGAGCAGGCGCTCGGTGTGCATGGCCTGGGCACGGGAGTCATCGATGATCAGTACTTTGTACGGATCGTACTGGGCGACGCAGGTCAGCACTTCGATCTTTTCCAGCAGGCTCGAGGCTTCGAGGGTGCCGGTGAGAAATTCCTGCCCACCGGCGCGTACCGCGGCCAGGCGTGTCGGCGTGTCGGTTTCCAATAAACTGAAGAACAACAGCGGCAGCGGTTGTTCCAGGCCTTCCTGGGCTTCGGCGGCCAGTTTCAGGCCGGCGCCGGGGCCACTGAAATCCACATCCATGACAATCGCCGCCGGCAGGCGCTCGACCATCGAGGCGCGGAACGCCGCGACACTGTCCAGCGCCTGGGCGCTGAGGCCGAAGAACTCCAACTGCTTGGCCAGGCGCTCGGCGCGGTCATGGTCCTGCAGCAACACGTAGATGGGCTTGCGCAGCGGCGGCAGAAAGGTTTGTTCGAGCTGGTCGCCATGGCGCAGGCCGGTACGAGACAAGCGCTGCATCAGGCGGTTGATTTCGGTGATCAGGTGGCTGCTCAGGCGCCCGCGATTGGCGTCCACCGCTTGCAGCGACTGGCTGATGCCTTGGGCCAACTGGGAGTGCTCGGGCTGTTCGAAGCGCTCGGCAAAGCGCAGCAGGCGCAGATTGGCTTCGCTGAGCTCCGACAGGTCGGTACTTGTCCACTCACTGCGTTGCAGGCGCTGCCAAATCTCCAGGATCTGACGAGCCTGATGAATTACCCGCTGGGCAAAGTGGTGCTTGAGGCGCTCACGGCTGGGGTCTTCTGGCTCGGTCATATCCTGACTACTAGTTAGGGTGCATGCTGAGATCGACTGGTGGCTCTATGCTAGCACCTCTTTTCCTTTGCATGAGTGTCATACGTCAATAATCTGTCCTGTCGCGAAATTCAGTTCGTGACCGGACAGTCTCGTAGGCCGATGGCCACGCTTCCTTTATAGTGCTGTTCGATTGCCCTGTCGCGCCCGGCATGATTGGGGCCGCATTATCGCGTTTCAAATCAGGCACGATGGCGTAGGGTTGTGGTCGAACCGAGAACTCAAGTGATTGAAGGGATATCGCCATGCTGGACTGGAAAAACCGCGCGGGCAGCGCGCCTGAACGTGCCGCCGAGCCGAAATCGGCCACCCGCAGCTACCTGGGTGGGCTTTTTTTCAGCCGCGCACTGGCCACGCTGATCGGCCTCTACCTGCTGGTGACCATCGCCGTCGCTTGGTATTGGAGCCAGGAGCCCGCGCTGTTTCCAGTGCAGCAGAACGCCCAGGCCGCGGCCGAGAAAGATGGCCGGCAGATGGTGTTGGGCTACACCACGGTCGAGACGCTCAAGACGGTGGCCGGGACCTTGCTGACCAAGCCGGGTGGCTATATTTCCAACGACCGCTTCCCGCCTGGCCTGTGGATGGACAACATGCCGAGCTGGGAATATGGCGTGCTGGTGCAGGTCCGCGACCTGAGCCGCGCCCTGCGCAAGGACTTCGCCCGTTCCCAGTCGCAGTCCGCCGAGGACGCCGACCTGGCCAAGGCCGAGCCGCGTTTCAACTTCGATAACCG encodes:
- a CDS encoding response regulator, producing MTEPEDPSRERLKHHFAQRVIHQARQILEIWQRLQRSEWTSTDLSELSEANLRLLRFAERFEQPEHSQLAQGISQSLQAVDANRGRLSSHLITEINRLMQRLSRTGLRHGDQLEQTFLPPLRKPIYVLLQDHDRAERLAKQLEFFGLSAQALDSVAAFRASMVERLPAAIVMDVDFSGPGAGLKLAAEAQEGLEQPLPLLFFSLLETDTPTRLAAVRAGGQEFLTGTLEASSLLEKIEVLTCVAQYDPYKVLIIDDSRAQAMHTERLLNSAGIITRTLIEPIQAMAELADFQPDLIILDMYMPACTGTELAKVIRHNDRYVSVPIIYLSAEDDLDKQLDAMSEGGDDFLTKPIKPRHLITTVRNRAARARNLKARMVRDSLTGLYNHTHILQLLEDCSFRARREGKPLSFAMLDIDHFKRVNDSHGHPMGDRVIKSLALFLKQRLRKTDFIGRYGGEEFAIVMPDTDIDAACKVLDEIRQRFAEIHYPAQPHDLWCTFSAGVVEMSDDFDSLMMASQADEALYRAKHAGRNRVQSARQSKQSATFSSESTDSVINL